In the Cumulibacter manganitolerans genome, one interval contains:
- a CDS encoding transglutaminase family protein: MSAGASPVTAYAAPVVAGAATITTLATIGPVFSDQRWLVTSAVVVAVVVGSGIALRAFRVPQAYVSVIQLVLGIYGLLLLTCGSTMLAGFIPTPESFGQLLALIGEGARTARTKVAPISPTPGTAALLALLVIPVAVLVDDCAVTRRPALAGIPLLTLFAICAAIVRHPIAMALVAVPVLCFLVLLWLAELERGPRRGLAAGLGSLASGAVIAAVAIALAAATTVVVRLPDGGIFSVSGNTDRSPNESVARSTDLIGQLSRKEALPLFKVQTDDPSPYYLRALTLETWGKRGWSFTNTKDSGVDLADIPQGSGPKATSTTHTTVEVQKYSDVFVPTYYSPTQISLRGGRFDRDMAVAFTDSKGEVENTTYAFTSQVPRPTSEELAAVQQTADSVPPQVKRDLAVPADVDPAVVALTEQVTAEAGTPWQVAVALDSFFSDTAQGWTYSLDVPDPKGADPLASFLQKRRGFCEQYASAMAAMFRIAGVPARVAVGYTKGTKQADQSYVVTTDDAHAWVEAYFGDVGWIAFDPTPIGDRAVPLSYVPSDQIDPSALPSADPAQGAEQTQQTDELPSTTAAPRQAQPAGGPASSSPWADVLRWLLIGLLAAAVLVGPALLRGRRWRSRLAWAGRLS; encoded by the coding sequence ATGAGCGCCGGCGCCTCTCCGGTGACGGCGTACGCCGCACCCGTGGTCGCCGGCGCCGCGACCATCACGACGCTCGCCACGATCGGGCCGGTGTTCTCCGACCAGCGGTGGCTCGTCACCTCCGCCGTCGTCGTGGCGGTCGTCGTCGGCTCGGGCATCGCCCTGCGGGCGTTCCGCGTCCCGCAGGCCTACGTCAGCGTCATCCAGCTCGTGCTGGGCATCTACGGCCTGCTGCTGCTCACCTGCGGCTCCACGATGCTCGCCGGCTTCATCCCCACCCCGGAGTCCTTCGGGCAGCTGCTCGCCCTCATCGGCGAAGGGGCGCGGACCGCTCGCACCAAGGTCGCGCCGATCTCGCCGACGCCCGGGACGGCCGCCCTGCTGGCGCTGCTGGTCATCCCGGTCGCGGTGCTCGTCGACGACTGCGCGGTCACCAGGCGGCCGGCGTTGGCCGGCATCCCGCTGCTGACGTTGTTCGCGATCTGTGCGGCGATCGTGCGGCACCCCATCGCGATGGCGCTGGTCGCCGTCCCGGTGCTGTGCTTCCTCGTGCTGCTCTGGCTCGCCGAGCTCGAGCGCGGGCCGCGCCGGGGGCTCGCCGCCGGCCTCGGCTCCCTCGCCTCCGGCGCGGTCATCGCGGCGGTGGCGATCGCCCTCGCCGCGGCGACGACGGTCGTGGTGCGCCTGCCGGACGGCGGGATCTTCTCCGTGTCCGGCAACACCGACCGCAGCCCCAACGAGTCGGTGGCGCGCAGCACCGACCTCATCGGGCAGCTGAGCCGCAAGGAGGCGCTGCCGTTGTTCAAGGTGCAGACCGACGACCCGTCGCCGTACTACCTGCGAGCGCTCACCCTGGAGACGTGGGGCAAGCGCGGCTGGAGCTTCACCAACACCAAGGACTCGGGCGTCGACCTCGCCGACATCCCGCAGGGCTCCGGCCCGAAGGCGACCAGCACGACGCACACCACGGTCGAGGTCCAGAAGTACAGCGACGTCTTCGTCCCCACGTACTACTCGCCCACCCAGATCAGCCTGCGCGGCGGCCGCTTCGACCGGGACATGGCGGTCGCCTTCACCGACAGCAAGGGGGAGGTCGAGAACACCACCTACGCCTTCACCTCGCAGGTGCCGCGGCCGACGAGCGAGGAGCTGGCCGCCGTCCAGCAGACGGCAGACTCGGTGCCGCCGCAGGTGAAGCGCGACCTGGCGGTGCCCGCCGACGTCGATCCGGCGGTCGTCGCGCTGACCGAGCAGGTGACCGCCGAGGCCGGGACGCCGTGGCAGGTCGCGGTCGCGCTGGACTCCTTCTTCAGCGACACCGCCCAGGGCTGGACCTACTCCCTCGACGTGCCGGACCCGAAGGGGGCCGACCCACTGGCCAGCTTCCTGCAGAAGCGTCGCGGGTTCTGCGAGCAGTACGCCTCGGCGATGGCTGCGATGTTCCGGATCGCCGGCGTCCCGGCGCGGGTCGCCGTCGGCTACACGAAGGGCACGAAGCAGGCCGATCAGTCGTACGTCGTCACCACGGACGACGCGCACGCGTGGGTCGAGGCGTACTTCGGGGACGTCGGCTGGATCGCCTTCGACCCGACGCCGATCGGCGACCGCGCCGTCCCGCTGTCCTACGTGCCCAGCGACCAGATCGACCCGTCGGCGTTGCCGTCCGCGGACCCGGCGCAGGGCGCAGAGCAGACCCAGCAGACCGACGAGCTGCCCTCGACCACCGCGGCGCCGCGTCAGGCCCAGCCGGCCGGCGGACCGGCGAGCTCGTCGCCCTGGGCCGACGTGCTGCGGTGGCTGCTGATCGGCCTGCTCGCCGCCGCGGTGCTCGTGGGCCCGGCGCTGCTGCGCGGGCGCCGCTGGCGTTCTCGCCTGGCGTGGGCAGGAAGGCTGTCATGA
- a CDS encoding DUF58 domain-containing protein, with amino-acid sequence MGALVLGETDLLRVAIVILVVCVLTWLLSLLLRTRVESTISAHPPDVPVGTATTVRVATRVRRPLLPAGVVCHAAVSEDLTPTGHLAVAAARARAGITLAFTTAPRSRGTHTVGPLEVTMRDPLGLVTTRATGRERLTVLGLPRWHDVHPGWLRVAGALPRFLDSRADRGLEGEPEVGVREHRAEDGLRRIHWRTSARVGRLMTRLDEPQSDRTATIGYESRSRLHRGATYELALEVVASLGMALLRDGFDVRLVDSTGEQQPPGGSWDPASLLRFLALAHPTTAGAAPALPATDGPSILITTEAPAPASPPAGRVIVVEPPGQRVVRRSGVGYVSNAGTVADVLGTAPRLQVTG; translated from the coding sequence GTGGGCGCGTTGGTGCTCGGCGAGACCGACCTGCTGCGGGTGGCGATCGTCATCCTGGTCGTCTGCGTGCTGACCTGGCTGCTGAGCCTCCTGCTGCGTACCCGCGTCGAGAGCACCATCAGCGCCCACCCGCCGGATGTACCGGTCGGCACGGCGACGACGGTGCGGGTCGCCACCCGGGTGCGGCGCCCGTTGCTGCCGGCCGGCGTGGTGTGCCATGCCGCGGTCAGCGAGGACCTGACGCCCACCGGCCACCTCGCCGTCGCCGCCGCGCGGGCCCGCGCCGGGATCACCCTGGCCTTCACCACCGCTCCGCGCAGCCGCGGCACGCACACCGTCGGCCCGCTGGAGGTCACCATGCGCGACCCGTTGGGCCTCGTGACGACCCGCGCGACCGGTCGGGAGCGGCTCACCGTGCTGGGGCTGCCGCGCTGGCACGACGTCCACCCGGGGTGGCTGCGGGTCGCCGGGGCGCTCCCCCGGTTCCTCGACAGCCGCGCCGACCGAGGGCTCGAGGGCGAGCCCGAGGTGGGCGTGCGCGAGCATCGCGCCGAGGACGGCCTGCGCCGCATCCACTGGCGCACCAGCGCCCGGGTCGGCCGCCTGATGACCCGGCTGGACGAACCCCAGTCCGACCGCACCGCGACGATCGGCTACGAGTCCCGGTCCCGGCTGCACCGCGGCGCCACCTACGAGCTGGCCCTCGAGGTGGTCGCGTCGCTGGGCATGGCACTGCTGCGCGACGGGTTCGACGTGCGCCTGGTCGACTCGACCGGCGAGCAGCAGCCGCCCGGCGGCAGCTGGGACCCGGCCTCCCTGCTGCGCTTCCTCGCGCTCGCGCACCCGACCACCGCGGGCGCCGCACCGGCGCTGCCGGCGACCGACGGGCCGAGCATCCTGATCACCACCGAGGCGCCGGCGCCGGCGAGCCCGCCCGCGGGACGGGTCATCGTGGTCGAGCCGCCGGGACAACGGGTCGTCCGTCGGTCCGGCGTCGGCTACGTGAGCAACGCCGGCACCGTGGCGGACGTGCTGGGCACGGCGCCCCGGCTGCAGGTGACGGGATGA